The Blastopirellula marina genome has a window encoding:
- a CDS encoding TIGR04222 domain-containing membrane protein, translated as MEAEAATLWSKIEAFSFDEPGATLTFAARLARENGWRLGFAQRVIDEYRRFLFLSMVAGHAVSPSEAVDQAWHLHLTYTKSYWEQMCGEVLPRPLHHCPTSGRREESEKFDDWYSKTLASYQHYFSEAPPTDIWPSVGEQMESVVDSRWVDRSRYFIIPRNPLKWLALILFVLLPMLSLGGCQAEPVAVVSPLDFDGPTFLKFYAIAGGIFLLIALGIRFLIPIPDPPIPAKVDEPTLAAYLAQGPKGLVIATIAKLIQDGSIQLVEGSFSGGRVEKHLTAISPLPPEATPLERHVYHEVQDSYNENIQTVIANSLPIAKEAGAKLTEMGLFEPNPYEPIARRWVPTLIMLGVFCFGLAKIAIGISREKPVFFLVLMIIPALLAAIWFAVRRGRTARGNAILADWQHENAHLNPSTPGSSINTADEYFLAAGLFGITAFSSGHLYPLSEEFRSAQSSSWGGFGGGCGGDSGCGGGGGCGGGCGGGGCGGCGS; from the coding sequence ATGGAAGCAGAAGCAGCTACGCTATGGAGTAAGATCGAAGCGTTCTCGTTCGACGAGCCAGGGGCGACACTCACGTTCGCTGCTCGACTGGCCCGCGAGAACGGCTGGCGACTCGGTTTCGCCCAACGGGTGATCGACGAGTACCGACGCTTTCTCTTCCTCTCGATGGTCGCTGGCCACGCGGTATCTCCATCGGAAGCGGTCGACCAGGCCTGGCACTTGCACCTGACCTATACCAAGTCTTACTGGGAACAGATGTGCGGCGAGGTCTTGCCTCGCCCCTTGCATCATTGCCCTACGTCAGGTCGCCGGGAAGAATCCGAGAAGTTCGACGACTGGTATTCCAAGACCCTGGCCAGCTACCAGCACTATTTCAGTGAGGCACCTCCCACGGACATCTGGCCTTCCGTCGGCGAGCAAATGGAGTCGGTCGTCGACAGCCGCTGGGTCGATCGTAGTCGATACTTCATCATCCCTCGCAATCCGCTGAAGTGGCTTGCCCTGATTCTGTTCGTGCTCCTTCCCATGCTGAGCTTGGGTGGCTGCCAGGCCGAACCCGTGGCCGTCGTTTCTCCTTTAGACTTTGATGGTCCAACGTTCCTCAAGTTCTACGCAATCGCGGGGGGGATCTTCCTGCTGATCGCGCTGGGCATCCGCTTCTTGATTCCCATTCCCGATCCGCCGATTCCCGCAAAAGTGGACGAACCAACCCTGGCCGCTTACCTGGCTCAAGGACCTAAAGGGCTGGTGATCGCCACCATTGCCAAGCTGATTCAAGATGGCAGTATTCAGTTGGTTGAAGGAAGCTTCTCAGGGGGCCGGGTCGAAAAACACCTGACGGCGATCAGTCCGCTGCCACCCGAAGCAACGCCCCTGGAACGCCACGTATATCACGAAGTACAAGACAGCTACAACGAAAACATCCAAACAGTAATCGCCAACTCGTTACCGATCGCAAAAGAAGCCGGAGCCAAGCTCACCGAAATGGGGCTCTTCGAGCCCAACCCTTACGAGCCAATCGCGCGGCGATGGGTTCCTACGCTCATTATGCTGGGTGTCTTTTGTTTTGGACTCGCCAAGATCGCTATTGGCATCTCGCGCGAAAAGCCCGTCTTCTTCCTGGTGCTGATGATCATCCCGGCGTTGTTGGCTGCCATTTGGTTTGCCGTTCGTCGCGGGCGGACCGCTCGGGGAAATGCCATCCTTGCGGATTGGCAGCACGAAAATGCCCATCTCAACCCATCAACCCCTGGCAGCAGCATTAACACGGCAGACGAATACTTTCTTGCTGCCGGGCTGTTCGGTATTACCGCGTTCTCGTCCGGCCATCTTTATCCACTATCCGAAGAATTCCGCTCGGCTCAAAGTTCGAGTTGGGGCGGATTTGGTGGTGGCTGTGGAGGCGATTCCGGCTGCGGCGGCGGAGGAGGTTGTGGAGGCGGCTGCGGAGGGGGTGGATGCGGAGGATGCGGAAGTTGA
- a CDS encoding TetR/AcrR family transcriptional regulator → MGNETKSEIIEAGRKAMIAKSYNGVGLNEILTDAGVPKGSFYHFFKSKEELGVAVIEASVNENTEKLRQALTDPKLSPLSRLEQYFIWARDDINSRELRQECLICKLALELSSLSEPLRLAVRQGWDQWRVIMTDCLREAQEAGEIDPAHDPGALAEFIVYSFEGAMIRVQVDNHIRPVNQFLHFVFQVLLKRPN, encoded by the coding sequence GTGGGCAACGAAACAAAAAGCGAAATCATCGAGGCAGGCCGCAAGGCGATGATTGCCAAGAGTTATAACGGAGTCGGGTTGAACGAGATTCTGACTGACGCCGGGGTACCCAAAGGCTCGTTCTACCACTTCTTCAAATCGAAAGAAGAATTGGGAGTGGCAGTCATCGAGGCCTCGGTCAACGAGAACACCGAGAAACTTCGTCAAGCTTTAACCGATCCGAAGTTGAGCCCCCTCAGTAGGTTGGAGCAATACTTCATTTGGGCACGCGATGATATTAATTCCCGAGAATTGCGGCAGGAATGCTTGATTTGTAAGCTAGCTTTAGAATTGTCTTCTTTGAGCGAACCTTTGCGACTTGCGGTGCGTCAGGGGTGGGACCAGTGGCGGGTCATCATGACCGACTGCCTTCGCGAAGCCCAAGAGGCCGGAGAGATCGATCCGGCTCACGACCCAGGAGCATTGGCCGAGTTTATTGTCTACTCTTTCGAGGGGGCGATGATTCGCGTACAGGTAGATAATCACATCCGTCCGGTGAACCAGTTCCTGCATTTTGTCTTCCAAGTATTACTGAAGCGCCCGAACTGA
- a CDS encoding efflux RND transporter permease subunit: MNFIQLAVRQPITVAVGVILSIMAGVLAFTRMPIRMTPEVESVVVSVMTYWENASAQEIESDVIEEQEQRLGDLSGLVSMTSISQPGSGQIRLEFMTGTNIDEAMAEVDQKLSEVSGYPAEVDQPQVEDFDPESVDYIAWIGLASTDPNFDATTLYDFMERRLRPRFERIPGVSQVGIRGAREKEVQIRVDPVALAQRGITYQELVNALQYNNGNFSGGKLPEGKSDIRVRSVGRFRDAQWVESLVIRREQTGPIYLRDVATVEVAHKEMTEWVRARGQTMPFFSFMLESGGNLLETMDGIKQELDELNQPGGVLQQEAKRLGVNGTFELVQTYDATTYVVDAIALVESNILMGSLLAVLTLLLFLRSLRTIGIIAIAIPISTVVAVVVMVALGRSMNIISLAGMAFAVGMVVDNAIVVIENIFRHIEMGKSATKAAVDGTQEVSGAVLASTLTTLVVFFPILLIEEQAGQLFRDIALAIMAAVGVSFIVSTTVIPSAAGQWLKAKTIQQHAHESAEMKNPNAKPKSFGARVWRFLVALTDVPAMVGNTVYALIGSWTTRLLVIGGFGIATIVGIWLLIPPLDYLPTGNRNIVLGMLLPPPGYNVEQLSEIGARMESKIKPAWEAAGDKFGAEAVIRGHEWNGEDLREPVPMMGTDMTVMPPPLDHYFLVAWDGRVFQVAISKDKEKVVDALPLFTAAAGGDQAPGVINFAFQMPLFRTGGTTGSAIKIDLVGDDLDRVSNAAGALLGTLMEKYGPYSVTPEPVNFSLPTPEIRITPNDERLQDVNMTRRDIGLAVAANGDGILLPRSFDVGGELKDLKIVNIEALESDPTNAMFNSPIATPSGSVVDIESLATPERVEAADQIKHVDRRRAVTLQFTPPQGLPLQEAINQVELAVVELREAGAISPDVEMQMAGSAGQLAQIRQALMGDGTVVGTLFSSLFLALVIVYLLMVVLFQSWSYPLVIMVSVPLALLGGFAGLALVHQWSVADRYMPIQNMDVLTILGFVILAGVVVNNAILIVYQTINFLQGRSEEGDDVSDLSPREAIAKSVESRVRPILMSTLTSVGGMLPLVLMPGSGSELYRGLGAVVVGGLVVSTVFTMFLVPVLLSVLFDIWKPQQVEMDV; encoded by the coding sequence ATGAACTTCATCCAACTCGCGGTCAGACAGCCCATTACGGTCGCAGTGGGGGTGATCCTCAGCATCATGGCAGGCGTGCTCGCGTTCACTCGCATGCCGATCCGCATGACTCCCGAAGTAGAGTCGGTTGTCGTTTCTGTGATGACCTACTGGGAGAACGCTTCGGCTCAGGAAATCGAGTCGGACGTGATCGAAGAGCAGGAACAACGACTCGGCGACCTTTCCGGTCTCGTCTCGATGACCAGTATCAGCCAGCCGGGCTCGGGGCAAATCCGTCTGGAGTTCATGACCGGCACGAATATCGACGAAGCGATGGCCGAGGTCGATCAGAAGCTATCGGAAGTCTCAGGCTATCCTGCCGAGGTGGATCAACCGCAGGTCGAAGACTTCGACCCGGAGTCGGTCGACTACATTGCCTGGATCGGACTGGCCTCGACCGACCCGAACTTCGACGCAACAACGCTGTACGACTTCATGGAACGCCGTCTGCGTCCGCGGTTCGAGCGAATCCCTGGCGTGTCGCAGGTGGGTATTCGCGGTGCCCGCGAGAAGGAAGTGCAGATTCGTGTCGATCCGGTGGCGCTAGCTCAGCGTGGGATCACCTACCAGGAACTGGTCAACGCACTGCAGTACAACAACGGCAACTTCTCTGGGGGCAAGCTGCCGGAAGGGAAAAGCGACATTCGCGTGCGAAGCGTAGGACGCTTCCGCGATGCCCAGTGGGTTGAAAGCCTCGTGATTCGCCGCGAGCAGACCGGTCCGATCTATTTGCGTGACGTAGCAACGGTTGAAGTGGCCCATAAAGAAATGACCGAATGGGTGCGGGCCCGCGGCCAGACGATGCCGTTCTTCAGCTTCATGCTGGAAAGTGGCGGGAACCTGCTAGAGACGATGGATGGCATCAAGCAGGAACTCGATGAGTTGAATCAGCCTGGGGGTGTGCTCCAGCAAGAGGCCAAGCGACTGGGCGTGAACGGTACCTTCGAGTTGGTGCAAACGTACGACGCCACCACTTACGTCGTCGATGCGATTGCCCTGGTCGAAAGTAATATCTTGATGGGTAGCTTGCTGGCCGTTTTAACGCTGCTGCTGTTTCTAAGGTCATTACGGACGATTGGGATCATTGCGATCGCCATTCCGATTTCAACCGTGGTGGCCGTGGTGGTGATGGTGGCGCTGGGGCGTTCGATGAATATCATCTCGCTAGCCGGGATGGCGTTCGCCGTGGGGATGGTGGTCGATAATGCGATCGTGGTGATCGAGAACATCTTCCGCCACATCGAAATGGGCAAGTCGGCTACCAAGGCAGCGGTCGATGGCACGCAGGAAGTTTCCGGGGCGGTGCTCGCTTCGACCCTGACAACGCTGGTGGTGTTCTTTCCGATTCTGTTGATTGAAGAACAAGCGGGACAACTCTTTCGCGACATCGCTTTGGCGATTATGGCTGCGGTGGGAGTGAGCTTTATCGTCTCGACCACCGTGATTCCATCCGCTGCGGGGCAGTGGCTTAAGGCGAAGACGATTCAGCAGCATGCCCATGAATCGGCGGAGATGAAAAACCCCAACGCCAAGCCGAAAAGCTTCGGGGCCCGCGTCTGGCGGTTCCTTGTCGCGCTGACCGATGTTCCGGCGATGGTGGGCAACACGGTTTACGCTTTGATTGGCAGTTGGACGACTCGCCTGCTGGTGATCGGTGGGTTTGGTATCGCGACGATCGTGGGCATTTGGCTTTTGATCCCGCCGCTCGACTATCTGCCGACCGGCAATCGAAACATTGTTCTTGGGATGTTGCTTCCTCCGCCTGGATATAACGTCGAGCAGCTTTCCGAGATTGGTGCTCGCATGGAATCGAAAATCAAACCAGCCTGGGAAGCCGCCGGCGATAAGTTCGGTGCCGAGGCCGTGATTCGCGGTCACGAGTGGAACGGTGAAGACCTGCGCGAGCCCGTGCCGATGATGGGCACCGATATGACGGTGATGCCTCCTCCCCTGGATCACTACTTTCTGGTGGCCTGGGATGGCCGCGTGTTTCAAGTCGCTATCTCGAAGGATAAAGAAAAGGTGGTCGACGCATTGCCTCTGTTCACAGCGGCTGCGGGTGGCGATCAGGCACCAGGTGTGATCAACTTCGCGTTTCAAATGCCGTTGTTCCGCACCGGTGGCACGACGGGTTCGGCCATCAAGATCGACCTGGTAGGGGATGACCTCGATCGCGTTAGCAATGCGGCAGGGGCACTGCTAGGCACGCTGATGGAGAAGTATGGTCCGTATAGTGTCACGCCGGAACCGGTGAACTTCTCGCTACCGACGCCAGAAATTCGAATCACCCCGAATGATGAACGCCTGCAAGATGTGAATATGACACGACGCGATATTGGTCTGGCCGTGGCGGCAAATGGGGATGGGATTTTGCTGCCGCGGTCTTTTGATGTCGGTGGCGAACTGAAGGATCTGAAGATCGTCAACATCGAGGCCCTGGAAAGCGACCCGACCAATGCGATGTTCAATTCACCCATTGCCACGCCGAGTGGTTCGGTGGTTGATATCGAGAGTCTGGCCACGCCTGAGCGTGTGGAAGCCGCCGATCAAATCAAGCACGTCGACCGGCGACGAGCCGTGACGCTGCAGTTCACGCCTCCGCAAGGATTGCCACTGCAAGAGGCGATCAACCAGGTCGAACTGGCCGTTGTGGAACTACGCGAGGCTGGGGCGATCTCGCCGGATGTCGAAATGCAGATGGCAGGCTCGGCGGGTCAACTCGCGCAGATTCGTCAGGCACTCATGGGAGACGGAACGGTTGTCGGTACGCTGTTCAGTTCCCTCTTTCTGGCCTTGGTGATTGTGTACCTGCTGATGGTGGTGCTGTTCCAGAGTTGGAGCTACCCACTGGTGATCATGGTGAGCGTTCCGTTGGCGTTGCTGGGTGGTTTCGCCGGACTGGCCCTGGTGCATCAGTGGAGCGTGGCCGATCGCTATATGCCGATCCAGAACATGGACGTCCTTACGATCCTGGGCTTTGTGATCCTGGCTGGCGTGGTGGTGAACAATGCGATCTTGATCGTCTATCAAACGATCAACTTCCTGCAAGGCAGAAGCGAAGAAGGGGACGACGTGAGCGATCTGTCGCCGCGCGAAGCGATCGCCAAGAGCGTGGAAAGCCGCGTGCGACCGATTCTGATGAGCACGCTGACGTCGGTGGGCGGTATGTTGCCACTGGTGCTGATGCCAGGCTCTGGTAGCGAACTTTATCGCGGCCTCGGGGCGGTCGTGGTGGGAGGGCTGGTCGTATCGACCGTGTTCACCATGTTCCTCGTGCCGGTGCTGCTGAGCGTGCTGTTCGATATCTGGAAGCCGCAGCAAGTCGAGATGGACGTGTAA
- the ectB gene encoding diaminobutyrate--2-oxoglutarate transaminase: MNIIDRMESNVRSYCRSFPVTFKTAKDHLIIDERGKAYIDFFAGAGSLNYGHNNETLKNALIEYISGDGITHALDMTTVAKKRLLQSMQDVLFAPRGMEYKVMFPGPTGTNAVESALKLARKVTGRRNVISFTNGFHGMTLGALAITGNSGKRAGAGVSLHDTTHMPFCDYFDAETDTIAMIENYLEDNSSGIDKPAAFILETVQAEGGVNVASKEWLRRIAELAKASGALLILDDIQVGCGRTGPFFSFEFADIEPDIICLSKSFSGYGLPLSVALMKPEFDAFKPGEHNGTFRGHNPAFVTAATAIETYWRDDRLSKEVHDKARIIKDAFLEMADRYDGSVRGRGMIQGIEFPDRSLAGKISKSAFNRGLIVETAGPNDEVLKVLPPLTIEFDALKEGLRIITEAIHENLKSEVSTKAVVSAKS, encoded by the coding sequence ATGAATATTATCGACCGAATGGAATCAAACGTCCGTAGTTACTGCCGCTCGTTCCCCGTGACGTTCAAGACGGCGAAAGATCACTTGATCATTGATGAACGCGGCAAGGCGTACATCGACTTCTTCGCCGGAGCGGGCTCGTTGAACTACGGCCATAACAACGAAACATTGAAGAACGCGCTGATCGAATACATCTCAGGCGATGGCATTACGCACGCGCTAGATATGACGACGGTTGCCAAGAAACGCCTGTTGCAATCGATGCAGGACGTTCTGTTCGCCCCGCGTGGGATGGAATACAAGGTGATGTTCCCTGGCCCCACGGGGACCAACGCCGTGGAAAGCGCCTTGAAACTGGCGCGAAAGGTGACCGGACGACGCAACGTTATCTCGTTCACCAACGGTTTTCACGGCATGACGCTTGGTGCGCTGGCGATCACGGGCAACAGCGGTAAACGCGCCGGTGCCGGTGTCTCGCTGCACGATACGACCCACATGCCGTTCTGCGATTACTTCGACGCCGAAACCGATACGATCGCGATGATTGAGAATTACCTGGAAGACAATTCCAGCGGGATCGACAAGCCGGCGGCGTTCATTCTGGAAACGGTTCAGGCCGAAGGGGGCGTCAACGTCGCTTCCAAGGAATGGCTACGACGGATTGCCGAACTGGCCAAGGCTTCCGGTGCCCTATTGATCTTGGACGATATTCAGGTCGGCTGCGGTCGTACGGGCCCGTTCTTCAGCTTTGAATTCGCCGACATCGAGCCCGATATTATCTGCTTGTCGAAGTCGTTCTCGGGTTACGGTCTGCCGTTGTCGGTGGCGCTGATGAAGCCTGAGTTCGATGCCTTCAAACCAGGCGAGCATAATGGTACGTTCCGCGGCCATAACCCGGCCTTCGTCACAGCGGCAACGGCCATTGAAACCTACTGGCGAGACGATCGGTTGTCGAAGGAAGTGCACGACAAGGCCCGCATCATCAAAGATGCGTTCCTGGAGATGGCCGACCGCTACGATGGCAGCGTCCGTGGCCGCGGTATGATTCAAGGGATCGAATTTCCCGATCGCAGCCTGGCCGGCAAGATCTCGAAATCGGCGTTCAACCGCGGATTAATCGTGGAAACGGCAGGCCCCAACGACGAAGTGCTGAAGGTCCTTCCGCCCCTGACGATTGAGTTCGACGCGCTGAAAGAAGGCCTGCGGATCATCACCGAAGCGATCCACGAGAATCTGAAGTCGGAAGTCTCGACCAAGGCCGTCGTTTCGGCCAAATCGTAA
- a CDS encoding alkaline phosphatase D family protein has translation MPKFPPIDRRLFIKSTIATAAIATSAQANDTEVLRHPVYQATGLRIGEVTPTTAIVWTRLTKNTERNNDGIVFKKRGKSEEALKTPVEQIEGACPGQPGKIRLRYGIDDISFQTEWINVDEESDFIHQFPLKDLKPATQYTVVCETSVDGELHEPFVGTFRTAPKPDEAKPVRFCVMTCQGYPDRDHPDGHPIYPAMTAKDPDFISLTGDLIYYDNDAPSAMTPDLARLHWQRMFSLPRLVDTLSHTSTYWLKDDHDTLDNDSWPGQKYGELTFEQGQEIFRQQAPLGSDSYRTFRWGKDLQIWLTDGRDFRSPNKKPDGPDKTIWGAEQKAWFKRTVKESDATWKVLISPTPIVGPDRKGKNDNHANEGFTHEGNEIRKWLQQNVPDNFFVICGDRHWQYHSVDPETGVKEFSVGAASNSHAGGTPGRNPKIHRFHKVQGGFLNVMVDSKPASSEITFQLCDVDGNVAFEQRFERSRGM, from the coding sequence ATGCCCAAATTCCCGCCCATCGATCGCCGTCTGTTTATTAAGTCCACCATCGCAACGGCTGCTATTGCGACGTCGGCCCAAGCCAACGACACGGAAGTTCTTCGACATCCTGTTTATCAGGCAACAGGACTTCGCATCGGGGAAGTGACGCCAACGACTGCGATTGTGTGGACGCGACTGACCAAGAACACCGAGCGAAACAATGATGGGATAGTTTTCAAGAAGCGAGGTAAGTCGGAAGAAGCGTTAAAGACCCCGGTCGAGCAAATCGAAGGAGCTTGTCCCGGGCAGCCGGGTAAGATTCGGTTGCGCTATGGAATTGATGACATCTCGTTTCAAACAGAATGGATCAATGTAGATGAAGAATCCGACTTCATTCATCAGTTTCCCTTGAAGGATTTGAAACCAGCCACTCAATACACCGTCGTATGCGAAACTTCGGTGGATGGGGAACTGCATGAGCCCTTTGTCGGTACGTTCCGCACGGCACCCAAGCCAGACGAAGCCAAGCCGGTTCGCTTCTGCGTGATGACCTGCCAGGGGTATCCCGATCGCGATCATCCTGACGGGCACCCAATCTATCCTGCGATGACGGCGAAGGATCCCGACTTTATTTCGCTAACTGGCGATTTGATCTACTACGACAACGACGCCCCCAGCGCGATGACACCTGATCTGGCGCGTTTGCATTGGCAACGGATGTTCAGTCTGCCGCGACTGGTCGATACACTGAGTCACACTTCGACCTACTGGCTGAAAGACGACCACGACACGCTCGATAACGATTCGTGGCCGGGGCAGAAGTACGGTGAGTTGACCTTCGAGCAGGGGCAAGAGATCTTCCGCCAACAGGCACCTCTGGGAAGTGATTCGTATCGCACGTTTCGCTGGGGGAAGGACCTGCAAATCTGGCTGACCGACGGCCGTGATTTCCGCTCGCCAAATAAGAAGCCTGACGGCCCAGACAAAACGATCTGGGGAGCCGAACAGAAGGCCTGGTTCAAGCGAACGGTGAAAGAGAGCGACGCGACCTGGAAGGTATTGATCTCGCCCACGCCGATCGTGGGTCCAGACCGCAAAGGAAAGAACGATAACCACGCCAACGAAGGTTTCACCCACGAAGGGAATGAGATCCGCAAGTGGCTGCAGCAGAACGTGCCGGATAACTTCTTCGTCATCTGCGGCGATCGTCACTGGCAGTACCACTCGGTCGATCCGGAAACCGGGGTGAAAGAATTCAGCGTCGGCGCGGCCAGTAATTCGCATGCAGGGGGAACGCCGGGGCGAAACCCGAAGATCCATCGCTTCCACAAAGTGCAAGGTGGTTTCCTAAACGTGATGGTCGATTCAAAACCGGCTTCCTCAGAAATCACGTTCCAGCTATGCGATGTCGATGGAAACGTGGCCTTCGAGCAGAGGTTTGAGCGATCTCGGGGCATGTGA
- a CDS encoding CPXCG motif-containing cysteine-rich protein, whose protein sequence is MMQTEITYICNACGEDIVIPLDPSQGSEQQFVEDCPVCCRPHVIHIQIDPNGDATAWAEPEQDYD, encoded by the coding sequence ATGATGCAAACGGAAATCACTTACATCTGCAATGCTTGCGGCGAGGACATCGTCATCCCGCTCGATCCATCCCAGGGAAGCGAACAGCAGTTCGTCGAAGACTGCCCCGTGTGTTGTCGACCGCACGTGATCCATATCCAGATCGACCCCAACGGGGACGCAACAGCCTGGGCTGAGCCGGAGCAGGACTACGACTAG
- a CDS encoding ectoine synthase translates to MIVRSLEEIKGTDRDVDGGNWVSRRLLLAGDNMGFSLHDTILKAGTTTPIHYQNHLEAVYCIEGHVTVELDPSGEKYEIKPGTVYALDKHDKHVLIAHEDTRVVCVFNPAVTGTEVHNKDGVYPVAND, encoded by the coding sequence ATGATTGTACGTAGCCTGGAAGAGATCAAAGGGACCGATCGCGACGTCGATGGTGGCAACTGGGTTAGCCGCCGATTGCTGCTCGCTGGCGATAACATGGGCTTTTCGCTGCATGACACGATCTTGAAAGCAGGGACCACCACCCCGATTCACTACCAGAACCACCTGGAAGCCGTTTACTGCATTGAAGGGCATGTGACCGTCGAACTCGATCCGAGCGGCGAGAAGTACGAAATCAAACCAGGCACCGTCTACGCGTTGGACAAGCACGACAAGCACGTGCTGATCGCTCACGAGGATACCCGCGTGGTGTGTGTCTTCAATCCGGCCGTGACTGGCACCGAAGTCCACAACAAAGATGGGGTCTACCCAGTCGCGAACGATTAG
- a CDS encoding MarR family winged helix-turn-helix transcriptional regulator: MEETDLVERMLRAIRRVILKTSQYSRSLARNSGLTLPQLLCLRAIRDLSQEKDEVTAAQVSSRVGLAAATVSRILERMERGQLIERVRNSPDRRRVLIHLTETGKQKLDGIPTPLQEQFVNRLMSLQEEEVRGLVTSLEQVVELMEAADLDAEPVISAEFEPREDRPRLT, from the coding sequence ATGGAAGAAACCGACCTAGTTGAACGAATGTTGCGGGCCATTCGTCGGGTCATTCTGAAGACTTCCCAGTACTCTCGATCGTTGGCCCGGAACTCGGGCCTGACCCTTCCTCAGCTGCTTTGCCTGCGAGCCATTCGTGACCTGTCCCAGGAAAAGGATGAAGTGACCGCGGCCCAGGTTTCTAGTCGCGTCGGTCTCGCCGCTGCGACGGTATCCCGCATCCTGGAACGCATGGAGCGAGGACAACTCATCGAGCGTGTTCGCAACAGCCCAGACCGCCGCCGAGTACTGATTCATCTGACTGAAACCGGCAAGCAAAAGCTGGATGGCATTCCGACACCCTTGCAAGAGCAGTTCGTCAATCGGCTGATGTCGCTACAGGAAGAAGAAGTACGAGGCCTGGTCACCTCGCTGGAGCAAGTGGTCGAACTGATGGAAGCCGCCGACCTGGATGCCGAACCGGTGATCTCCGCGGAATTTGAACCCCGCGAAGATCGTCCTCGGCTGACTTAA
- a CDS encoding efflux RND transporter periplasmic adaptor subunit, with translation MRIILMTLAMLAMGVSPALAQMPPAAVRAVPVTMQTVEPHHRFTGSLKAVARGAVAALEDGRVLEVTVREGATVKKDDVIARIDSRRLEAQKGELEAALGTAEALIVQREAELRQANLDMERSASLIRNNAISKQQHERSETELTIAQAKLDTDRRRLDEIRRQLDLIQVRLDDTEVRAPYDGQVIMRHTEPGEWIKAGEPFVTLVSTGQVEAWLEIPERYAATVSQYAQKVAVHIVGTDRKFVSASAKRVHEVHPRTRTFQYVLTLDAQDAILAPGMSVEAWLPTGPAEPSLTVPKDAIIRSTGMAYVFKAVTAEGQTTAVRTSVTVKFETGSLAVVESQQLAAGDLVVIEGNERLFPGTPIAVSEEPAVNSTTAVNLTTQPR, from the coding sequence ATGCGTATCATCCTGATGACGCTCGCCATGTTGGCGATGGGGGTTTCTCCTGCGTTGGCTCAGATGCCGCCGGCAGCCGTTCGCGCGGTGCCTGTGACGATGCAGACCGTCGAGCCGCATCATCGCTTTACCGGTAGTTTGAAAGCGGTTGCACGTGGGGCCGTGGCAGCCTTGGAAGATGGCCGCGTGCTGGAAGTCACGGTTCGCGAAGGAGCGACGGTCAAGAAGGATGACGTGATCGCACGCATCGATTCGCGTCGCCTGGAAGCTCAGAAGGGGGAACTCGAAGCGGCCCTGGGAACTGCCGAAGCGTTGATCGTTCAGCGTGAGGCAGAACTCCGTCAGGCCAATCTCGACATGGAACGCTCGGCCTCGTTGATTCGTAACAACGCAATCTCGAAACAGCAGCACGAACGCAGCGAAACGGAACTGACAATCGCTCAGGCCAAGCTCGATACCGACCGCCGCCGATTGGACGAGATACGACGCCAATTGGATCTGATTCAAGTGCGGCTCGATGACACCGAAGTTCGCGCACCGTACGACGGTCAGGTAATCATGCGTCACACCGAACCAGGCGAATGGATCAAAGCAGGCGAACCGTTTGTCACGCTGGTCTCGACCGGGCAGGTCGAAGCCTGGTTGGAGATTCCTGAACGCTATGCCGCGACCGTCTCGCAGTATGCCCAGAAGGTTGCCGTGCATATTGTGGGTACCGATCGCAAGTTCGTTTCGGCATCGGCTAAACGCGTGCACGAAGTCCATCCGCGAACGCGGACCTTTCAGTATGTGCTAACGCTCGATGCCCAGGATGCGATTCTCGCCCCGGGAATGTCGGTCGAAGCCTGGCTGCCGACCGGTCCGGCCGAGCCTTCGCTGACGGTGCCTAAGGATGCGATCATTCGCTCGACCGGGATGGCGTATGTCTTTAAAGCAGTCACTGCTGAGGGACAGACAACGGCGGTTCGCACATCGGTAACCGTGAAGTTTGAAACCGGCAGCCTGGCGGTTGTTGAGTCCCAGCAACTTGCCGCCGGAGACCTGGTGGTGATCGAAGGAAACGAGCGGCTCTTTCCTGGTACGCCGATCGCGGTGTCTGAGGAGCCTGCCGTGAATTCGACGACGGCCGTGAATCTGACGACCCAGCCTCGCTAA